A genome region from Marinobacter panjinensis includes the following:
- the uca gene encoding urea carboxylase, whose protein sequence is MFSKVLIANRGEIAVRTIRTLKAMGVGSVAVYSHQDRHSLHVTLADESVALTGNSASETYLDKAQILAAAKHTGAEAIIPGYGFLSENADFADACEADGIAFIGPTPEQMREFGLKHRARELAEAAGVPLAPGSGLLDTLDEAVTVAERLGYPVMLKSTAGGGGIGLTRCNSEAELRDAFETVRRQGQSFFNDSGVFLERFIARARHVEVQMFGDGDGNVVALGERDCSLQRRNQKVVEETPAPNLPAATRQKMLDAAVSLGQSVNYRSAGTVEYIYDADRDEFYFLEVNTRLQVEHPVTESVTGLDLIEWMLKIAAGESPNLASFESELNGASMEVRIYAEDPLKDFQPSPGELTDVHWPEDGVRIDTWVENGSQVSAHYDPMIAKLIVHGKDRADALAKLKAALAETRLMGIATNLDYLRQVVAQQSFADGIVSTRALESFEFKPSVAEVVKPGTYTTVQDYPGRVGYWNIGVPPSGPMDDYAFRIANRIVGNHFEAAGLEATLIGPSLKFHKDSVVALTGALTEATLDDKAVEFWKPITVKAGQVLAVGKAIKGCRTYLAIRGGFDVPVYLGSRSTFALGQFGGHGGRPLRPGDMLGISQTTLPACTTTAPTHDPVPADPDLIPDYPDHWEIGVLYGPHGAPDFFTEKSIEKFFEQDWEVHYNSNRLGIRLNGPKPEFTRADGGEAGLHPSNIHDCEYAIGSINFTGDMPVILTKDGPSLGGFVCPVTIAKAELWKVGQVKPGDTIRFVAIDNDTAVKLSKRQELAIKSLMAPPLPKLEAPDLKPLNGLSATILAHLEETDGRPEVTYRQAGDQYILLEYGPNVMDLGVRLRIHALMEAIADVQPAGLLELSPGVRSLQLRYDARILPQQALMEYLLDLEATLPPTDELKVRSRVIHLPMAFEDSATLEAVDKYRQSVRDTAPWLPNNVDFMQRINGLPSREAVRDILFSARYLVLGLGDVYLGAPCAVPLDPRHRMLTSKYNPARTYTAEGTVGIGGVYMCIYGMDSPGGYQLVGRTLPIWNKYLKNPQFAEGAPWLLRFFDQVCYYPVSEAELDDMRDQFRAGQLTVKIEEETFDLKSHQAFLDANGDSIAEFRELQQAAYAKEVARWKDSEAEELDKLAKALPKADVSDLERFGELVSAEIAGNIWKCLVKPGDTVAEGDPLVIVEAMKMEFEINATLAGQISAMHVEPGKAVTPGEPLLSIKI, encoded by the coding sequence ATGTTCAGTAAAGTACTGATTGCCAACCGAGGCGAAATCGCGGTCCGCACCATTCGCACTCTCAAGGCCATGGGCGTTGGCAGTGTCGCCGTTTATTCCCATCAGGACCGCCACAGCCTGCACGTCACCCTGGCCGATGAATCCGTGGCCCTGACCGGCAACAGTGCCAGCGAAACCTATCTCGACAAGGCCCAGATACTCGCTGCGGCGAAACACACCGGCGCCGAGGCCATTATTCCAGGGTATGGTTTCCTCTCCGAAAATGCTGACTTTGCGGACGCCTGCGAGGCCGATGGCATTGCCTTCATCGGCCCCACGCCGGAGCAGATGCGCGAATTCGGCCTGAAGCACCGGGCCCGGGAGCTGGCGGAAGCCGCTGGCGTGCCCCTGGCCCCGGGCAGCGGCCTGCTGGATACCCTGGACGAAGCGGTAACCGTGGCTGAGCGGCTGGGCTACCCGGTGATGCTAAAAAGTACCGCCGGCGGTGGTGGTATCGGCCTGACCCGCTGCAACAGCGAAGCCGAACTGCGAGACGCCTTTGAAACCGTTCGCCGCCAGGGCCAGAGTTTCTTCAACGACAGCGGCGTGTTCCTGGAGCGCTTCATCGCCCGCGCCCGCCATGTGGAAGTGCAGATGTTCGGCGACGGCGACGGCAATGTCGTCGCCCTGGGCGAACGGGACTGTTCCCTGCAGCGTCGCAACCAGAAAGTGGTGGAGGAAACCCCGGCCCCGAACCTGCCGGCCGCCACCCGCCAGAAGATGCTGGATGCGGCTGTGTCCCTCGGCCAGTCGGTGAATTACCGCTCCGCCGGCACCGTGGAATACATCTACGACGCCGACCGGGACGAGTTCTACTTCCTGGAAGTGAATACCCGCTTACAGGTTGAGCACCCGGTAACCGAGTCTGTCACCGGCCTGGACCTGATCGAGTGGATGCTGAAGATCGCCGCCGGCGAAAGCCCGAACCTGGCCAGTTTTGAGTCGGAGCTGAACGGCGCCTCCATGGAAGTGCGCATCTATGCCGAAGATCCGTTGAAGGACTTCCAGCCCTCTCCCGGTGAACTGACCGATGTGCATTGGCCGGAAGACGGCGTGCGCATCGATACCTGGGTTGAAAACGGAAGCCAGGTGTCCGCCCACTACGACCCGATGATCGCCAAGCTGATCGTGCACGGCAAAGACCGCGCCGATGCCCTGGCCAAGCTCAAAGCCGCCCTGGCAGAAACTCGGCTGATGGGCATTGCCACCAACCTGGATTACCTGCGCCAGGTGGTGGCCCAGCAGAGCTTTGCCGATGGCATTGTCTCCACCCGCGCGCTGGAGAGCTTCGAGTTCAAACCCTCCGTGGCGGAAGTGGTCAAGCCCGGCACCTACACCACCGTGCAGGATTACCCCGGCCGCGTGGGCTACTGGAACATTGGCGTGCCCCCCAGTGGACCGATGGACGACTACGCCTTCCGGATTGCCAACCGTATCGTGGGTAACCACTTTGAGGCGGCGGGTCTGGAAGCAACCCTGATCGGCCCCAGCCTGAAATTCCACAAGGACTCGGTGGTGGCCCTGACCGGTGCGCTGACCGAAGCCACCCTGGACGACAAGGCGGTGGAGTTCTGGAAACCCATCACCGTAAAAGCCGGCCAGGTTCTGGCGGTGGGCAAGGCCATCAAGGGTTGTCGCACCTACCTGGCGATTCGTGGCGGGTTCGATGTGCCGGTGTACCTGGGCAGCCGCTCCACCTTTGCCCTCGGCCAGTTCGGCGGCCACGGCGGCCGGCCCCTGCGACCGGGCGACATGCTGGGCATCAGCCAGACGACCCTGCCCGCCTGCACCACCACGGCACCCACCCATGACCCGGTCCCCGCTGACCCGGATCTGATTCCTGACTACCCCGACCATTGGGAAATCGGTGTGCTTTATGGCCCCCACGGTGCCCCGGATTTCTTCACCGAGAAGTCCATCGAGAAGTTCTTCGAGCAGGACTGGGAAGTGCACTACAACTCCAACCGCCTGGGCATACGCCTGAACGGACCCAAGCCGGAGTTCACCCGCGCCGATGGTGGCGAGGCGGGCCTGCACCCCTCCAACATCCACGACTGCGAATACGCCATTGGCTCCATCAACTTCACCGGCGACATGCCGGTGATTCTGACCAAAGACGGCCCCAGCCTGGGCGGCTTTGTGTGCCCGGTGACCATCGCCAAGGCGGAGCTGTGGAAAGTAGGCCAGGTAAAGCCCGGCGATACGATCCGTTTTGTCGCCATCGACAACGATACCGCCGTGAAACTCTCCAAACGTCAGGAACTGGCCATCAAGAGCCTTATGGCACCGCCGCTGCCGAAGCTGGAGGCACCGGACCTGAAACCACTGAACGGGCTCTCCGCCACGATCCTCGCCCACCTGGAAGAAACCGACGGCCGCCCGGAAGTCACCTATCGCCAGGCCGGTGACCAGTACATCCTTCTGGAATACGGCCCCAACGTGATGGACCTGGGCGTCCGCTTGCGCATACACGCCCTGATGGAAGCCATCGCTGACGTACAGCCCGCGGGATTGCTGGAACTGTCCCCGGGTGTGCGGTCCCTGCAGCTAAGATACGACGCCCGCATCCTGCCGCAGCAGGCACTGATGGAATACCTGCTGGACCTGGAAGCCACCCTGCCGCCCACGGACGAACTGAAAGTCCGCAGCCGGGTGATTCACCTGCCCATGGCTTTCGAGGACAGCGCCACACTTGAGGCGGTCGACAAATACCGCCAGTCTGTTCGCGACACCGCGCCCTGGCTGCCCAACAACGTCGACTTCATGCAACGCATCAACGGCCTGCCCAGCCGCGAGGCCGTCCGCGACATCCTGTTCTCGGCCCGCTATCTCGTGCTTGGTCTCGGCGATGTTTACCTGGGCGCCCCCTGCGCCGTGCCCCTGGACCCACGGCACCGCATGCTCACCTCCAAGTACAACCCGGCCCGGACCTACACCGCCGAAGGCACCGTCGGCATCGGCGGTGTGTACATGTGCATCTACGGCATGGACTCCCCGGGTGGTTACCAGCTCGTCGGCCGCACCCTGCCGATCTGGAACAAATACCTCAAAAACCCCCAGTTCGCCGAAGGCGCCCCCTGGCTGCTGCGGTTCTTTGACCAGGTGTGCTACTACCCGGTTTCCGAAGCCGAACTGGACGACATGCGAGACCAGTTCCGCGCCGGCCAGCTGACCGTGAAAATCGAGGAAGAAACCTTCGACCTCAAATCCCACCAGGCCTTCCTGGACGCCAACGGCGACTCCATTGCCGAATTCCGAGAACTGCAGCAGGCGGCCTATGCGAAGGAGGTGGCCCGTTGGAAAGACAGCGAAGCCGAAGAACTCGACAAACTCGCCAAGGCACTGCCGAAAGCGGATGTCTCTGACCTGGAGAGATTCGGGGAGCTGGTGAGTGCGGAGATTGCCGGGAATATCTGGAAGTGCCTGGTGAAACCCGGCGATACCGTGGCAGAAGGTGATCCGCTGGTGATCGTAGAGGCCATGAAAATGGAATTCGAGATAAATGCCACGCTCGCCGGTCAGATCAGCGCCATGCACGTTGAGCCCGGTAAAGCCGTTACTCCCGGGGAGCCTCTACTGAGTATCAAGATCTGA
- a CDS encoding GntR family transcriptional regulator → MATNTKRKESMADRVYEALKDDIFEFRLIPGDKFSEGDVGTRLNASRTPVREALYRLQREGFVEVLFRSGWQVKPFDFQQVEELYDLRITLERAAMHKICQLPEMPQSVRTLTAIWNPDHPSERAVGSTVRALDESFHCDLVSAAGNREMTRIHREITDRLRIIRRLDFTRDDRIDATYLEHAEILEAIRAGHAVEAADRLTNHIRISQKAVREITMEKIREAAEAHQSSLRTSLENLAKT, encoded by the coding sequence ATGGCAACAAACACCAAAAGAAAAGAGTCCATGGCAGACAGGGTTTATGAAGCCCTGAAGGACGACATCTTTGAGTTTCGGCTGATCCCCGGCGACAAATTCAGCGAGGGGGATGTGGGAACGCGCCTGAATGCGAGCCGGACGCCGGTGCGGGAGGCGCTGTACCGGCTGCAGCGGGAAGGCTTTGTCGAGGTGCTGTTTCGCAGCGGCTGGCAGGTGAAACCGTTCGACTTCCAGCAGGTCGAGGAACTCTACGACCTGCGCATCACCCTCGAACGGGCCGCGATGCACAAGATCTGCCAGTTGCCGGAAATGCCACAGTCCGTCAGAACCCTCACCGCCATCTGGAACCCCGACCACCCCTCCGAGCGTGCCGTTGGCAGCACCGTAAGAGCACTGGACGAAAGCTTCCACTGTGACCTGGTCAGTGCCGCCGGCAATCGGGAGATGACACGGATTCACCGGGAAATCACCGACCGCCTGCGAATTATTCGGCGGCTGGACTTTACCCGTGACGACCGGATTGATGCCACTTACCTGGAACACGCCGAAATACTCGAGGCCATTCGTGCCGGCCATGCGGTAGAGGCGGCGGATCGGTTAACAAACCACATTCGCATCAGCCAGAAGGCCGTGCGGGAAATTACCATGGAGAAGATCCGCGAGGCCGCTGAAGCCCACCAGTCATCATTGAGGACGAGCCTCGAAAATCTCGCAAAAACATGA
- the urtA gene encoding urea ABC transporter substrate-binding protein: protein MTIKKHVKLGLSALALSVSLNAMAAEDPIKVGILHSLSGTMAISETVLKDTVEMLIEKQNAEGGVLGRQLEAVVVDPASDWPLFAEKARELLAQEKVDVIFGNWTSVSRKSVLPVVEELNGLLFYPVQYEGEESSENVFYTGAAPNQQAIPAVNYLMNEIGVERWVLAGTDYVYPRTTNKILETYLMDMGVAKEDIMINYTPFGHSDWQNIVSDIKRFGSAGKKTAVVSTINGDANVPFYRELGNQGIAASDIPVVAFSVGEQELSGIDTGPLVGHLAAWNYFMSVDSDANYDFIDQWIEHTGNDEAVTNDPMEAHYIGFNMYIEAVKKAGTTDVDAVKDAIIGVSVPNLTGGYAAMMPNHHITKPVLIGEIQDNGQFSVVWETPSTVAGDAWSDYLPGSRDLIADWRKPMFCGTFNTKTGSCGASAGEMAAADE, encoded by the coding sequence ATGACGATTAAAAAACACGTGAAACTTGGCCTCTCAGCGCTGGCCCTCTCTGTCTCCCTTAACGCAATGGCCGCCGAAGACCCGATCAAGGTCGGTATCCTGCACTCCCTCTCCGGCACCATGGCCATCAGTGAAACGGTCCTGAAAGACACCGTTGAAATGCTCATTGAAAAGCAGAACGCCGAAGGCGGTGTGCTCGGCCGCCAACTGGAAGCCGTAGTGGTAGACCCGGCCTCTGACTGGCCGCTGTTTGCGGAAAAAGCCCGCGAACTGCTGGCCCAGGAAAAGGTTGACGTTATCTTCGGCAACTGGACCTCGGTGTCCCGCAAATCCGTACTCCCGGTAGTGGAAGAACTCAACGGCCTGCTGTTCTACCCGGTTCAGTACGAAGGTGAAGAGTCTTCCGAGAACGTCTTCTACACCGGCGCCGCCCCCAACCAGCAGGCGATTCCTGCGGTGAACTACCTGATGAACGAAATCGGCGTGGAACGCTGGGTACTGGCGGGCACCGATTACGTCTACCCGCGCACCACCAACAAGATCCTTGAGACCTACCTGATGGACATGGGCGTGGCCAAGGAAGACATCATGATCAACTACACGCCTTTCGGGCATTCCGACTGGCAGAACATTGTGTCTGACATCAAGCGCTTCGGTTCCGCTGGCAAGAAGACGGCTGTGGTGTCCACCATCAACGGTGACGCCAACGTGCCTTTCTACCGTGAGCTGGGCAACCAGGGCATTGCTGCTTCCGACATCCCGGTGGTGGCTTTCTCCGTGGGTGAGCAGGAACTCTCCGGTATCGACACCGGCCCGCTGGTCGGCCACCTGGCTGCCTGGAACTACTTCATGAGCGTGGACAGCGACGCCAACTACGACTTCATCGACCAGTGGATCGAACACACCGGCAACGACGAAGCCGTCACCAACGACCCGATGGAAGCGCACTACATCGGCTTCAACATGTACATCGAGGCCGTCAAGAAAGCCGGCACCACCGACGTGGACGCGGTGAAAGACGCCATCATCGGCGTAAGCGTACCCAACCTCACGGGTGGCTACGCGGCCATGATGCCCAACCACCACATCACCAAGCCGGTGCTGATTGGCGAGATCCAGGACAACGGCCAGTTCTCCGTAGTGTGGGAAACCCCGTCCACCGTCGCTGGCGATGCCTGGTCTGATTACCTGCCCGGTTCGCGGGACCTGATTGCCGACTGGCGCAAGCCGATGTTCTGCGGAACCTTCAACACCAAAACCGGCAGTTGCGGTGCCTCCGCCGGCGAAATGGCGGCTGCTGACGAATAA
- a CDS encoding (Fe-S)-binding protein yields the protein MVDPIKVYPAKPSKVYFYGTCLVDMFYPDAGMAGIQLLEREGIEVIYPEDQTCCGQPAYTSGYHDEARAVAKAQLGLFPEDWPIVVPSGSCGGMMRKHYPALFKDTADDVKAAEIAGRIWELTDFLVNVCHIKLDDLGEPTTVAMHTSCSARREMGVAEVGPKLLGQLKNVNLVEQVRAEECCGFGGTFAIRHPEISGAMVSEKVDTLVDTGAKEFVTTDCGCLMNIDGYAEKNHKPVTGQHILSFLWERTNGDGGKRS from the coding sequence ATGGTTGATCCCATCAAGGTATACCCGGCCAAACCTTCCAAAGTGTATTTCTACGGCACCTGTCTGGTGGACATGTTCTACCCGGACGCAGGCATGGCAGGCATTCAGCTACTGGAGCGGGAAGGGATCGAGGTGATCTACCCCGAAGACCAGACCTGTTGCGGCCAGCCTGCCTACACCTCCGGTTACCACGACGAAGCCCGCGCGGTTGCAAAGGCCCAGCTCGGGCTGTTCCCGGAAGACTGGCCGATTGTGGTGCCCTCCGGTTCCTGTGGCGGCATGATGCGCAAACACTACCCTGCACTGTTCAAGGATACCGCCGACGACGTGAAGGCGGCGGAAATTGCCGGGCGGATATGGGAGCTGACGGATTTCCTGGTGAACGTGTGCCACATCAAACTGGACGACCTGGGCGAGCCCACGACCGTGGCCATGCATACCTCCTGCTCTGCCCGCCGGGAAATGGGCGTGGCGGAAGTGGGCCCGAAACTGCTGGGGCAACTGAAGAACGTCAACCTGGTGGAACAGGTACGGGCCGAGGAATGCTGTGGTTTTGGCGGCACCTTTGCCATACGTCATCCGGAGATTTCCGGCGCCATGGTGAGTGAAAAAGTGGACACCCTGGTGGACACCGGCGCCAAGGAATTCGTCACCACGGATTGCGGCTGCCTGATGAACATTGACGGCTACGCCGAGAAAAACCACAAGCCTGTCACCGGCCAGCACATTCTGAGCTTTCTCTGGGAACGCACCAACGGCGATGGGGGCAAACGCTCATGA
- the atzF gene encoding allophanate hydrolase gives MPAPLGWTIEDWRKAYQSGAKPAELIGELVASLDTTDNAWIALSGSTQLQAALFDLAGTLNKVGGDISRLPLYGVPFAAKDNIDATGFDTTAGCPAYAYQPKQDANTIARLKAAGAVLIGKTNLDQFATGLVGTRSPYGAVPNSFRPEVVSGGSSSGSASVVARGLVPFALGTDTAGSGRVPAGLNNLVGLKPTKGLFSIYGVVPACRSLDCVSVFALTVNDAGVVADAMAGFDADDAFSRKAPYALPLDGPAIRRPGPLKRLGIPEHPQWFGDQQAEAAWNTAISQWRQQNVELVPLDFRPMQELAALLYEGPWVAERHAAVEDFMASHGDDMNPVVRSIIANAGKFTATDTFGAQYRKEELLRQIDELLADVDALLVPTAPTAPTIEAVNNDPVTLNSQLGTYTNFVNLADMSALAIPAGFRDDGLPFGVTLISGAWKDNELQHLACQWLNANPTPLGATDKPRPEETPGAATSTPTVQVAVVGAHLSGMPLNTQLTERYSALLEQTTTSANYRLYALPNTTPPKPGLKRVAAGEGEQIVVEVWEMPASAFGSFVDLIPAPLGIGNVELADGRWVNGFICEGYGFDGARDVTEFGGWRAYITSLRSGKSGTA, from the coding sequence ATGCCTGCACCACTCGGATGGACCATTGAAGACTGGCGGAAGGCCTATCAGTCGGGCGCCAAGCCCGCGGAGCTTATTGGCGAGCTGGTCGCCAGCCTGGATACAACCGACAACGCCTGGATTGCACTGTCAGGGAGCACGCAGTTGCAGGCGGCCCTGTTCGATCTGGCGGGCACCCTTAATAAGGTGGGCGGTGATATCAGCCGCCTGCCGCTGTACGGCGTTCCGTTCGCCGCGAAGGACAACATCGACGCCACCGGGTTCGACACCACGGCCGGCTGCCCGGCCTACGCCTATCAACCAAAGCAGGATGCCAACACCATTGCCCGGCTGAAGGCCGCCGGTGCGGTGCTGATCGGTAAAACCAACCTGGACCAGTTCGCCACCGGGCTGGTGGGCACGCGTTCGCCTTACGGTGCGGTACCAAACAGCTTCAGGCCGGAGGTGGTGAGCGGCGGTTCCAGCTCTGGTTCCGCGTCGGTGGTGGCCCGCGGCCTGGTGCCCTTTGCACTGGGTACCGATACCGCAGGCTCCGGCCGGGTACCTGCCGGGCTGAACAACCTGGTGGGGCTGAAGCCGACGAAAGGACTGTTCAGCATCTACGGAGTGGTGCCCGCCTGCCGCTCCCTGGATTGTGTGTCGGTTTTTGCCCTGACGGTGAACGACGCCGGGGTGGTGGCCGATGCCATGGCCGGGTTTGATGCCGACGATGCGTTCTCCCGCAAAGCGCCCTATGCCCTGCCCCTGGACGGCCCGGCCATTCGTCGCCCTGGCCCGCTCAAACGCCTGGGCATTCCGGAGCACCCGCAATGGTTTGGCGATCAGCAAGCAGAAGCTGCCTGGAATACCGCCATCAGCCAGTGGCGCCAGCAGAATGTAGAGCTGGTGCCTCTGGACTTCAGGCCCATGCAGGAACTGGCTGCCCTGCTCTATGAAGGCCCCTGGGTGGCAGAGCGCCATGCCGCGGTGGAAGACTTCATGGCCAGCCATGGCGACGACATGAACCCGGTGGTGAGAAGCATCATCGCCAACGCCGGCAAGTTTACCGCCACCGATACCTTCGGGGCCCAGTACCGCAAGGAAGAACTGCTGCGCCAGATTGATGAGCTGCTGGCCGATGTAGATGCCCTGCTGGTGCCTACCGCACCCACGGCACCGACGATTGAAGCGGTCAACAACGACCCGGTTACGCTGAATAGCCAACTGGGCACCTACACCAATTTTGTGAACCTGGCGGATATGAGCGCCCTGGCCATTCCCGCCGGCTTCCGGGACGACGGCCTGCCCTTCGGCGTTACGTTGATCAGCGGCGCCTGGAAAGATAACGAGCTGCAACATCTGGCCTGCCAGTGGCTGAATGCCAACCCCACCCCACTGGGCGCCACCGACAAGCCCCGGCCGGAAGAAACACCCGGGGCGGCGACTTCCACTCCCACTGTGCAGGTGGCTGTAGTAGGCGCCCATCTCAGCGGCATGCCCCTGAACACCCAGCTGACCGAACGTTATTCCGCCCTGCTGGAGCAGACCACCACGTCTGCCAACTACCGGCTCTACGCCCTGCCCAACACCACCCCGCCCAAGCCCGGTTTGAAGCGGGTGGCAGCGGGCGAAGGTGAACAAATCGTCGTGGAAGTCTGGGAAATGCCGGCCTCGGCCTTCGGTTCCTTCGTGGACCTGATCCCGGCGCCATTGGGCATCGGCAATGTGGAACTGGCGGATGGCCGTTGGGTAAACGGCTTTATCTGCGAAGGCTACGGCTTCGACGGCGCCCGGGATGTCACCGAATTCGGCGGCTGGCGCGCATACATTACTTCTCTCAGATCTGGCAAATCCGGCACGGCATAA
- the urtB gene encoding urea ABC transporter permease subunit UrtB, protein MGILRSLTLLLIALASVLSLPATAQEEDPGEQLLFNLAEAPASKVEEAINAIVSSGDERARDWIEAYGNNRLSRIKDTGQVVLVLNNRGRDWEIANPLTGENMGDMSRRELDRVAINNRIRGQLEGILAMLDLNAADPDVREASAQDMMGKVDASLVAPLEARLEQEDSARVRNRIEEALAIYRVGEGDLEAIDVLAGSLHPRARAALNEAVRGDNPALATKAKQALGTIEQKLKLNRAAETLYFGLSLGSVLVLAAIGLAITFGVMGVINMAHGELIMLGAYTTWGMQQLFPGQPGLALILSIPAGFMVAATAGIIIERSVIQYLKGRPLETLLATFGISLILQQLVRTVISPQNRTVVTPEWMSGSLVINDALSLTLNRLYVLAFALVVFATLMLIMRKTRLGLEVRAVTQNRNMARSMGIRATRVDIMTFALGSGVAGLAGVALSQLTNVGPNLGQNYIIDSFMVVVFGGVGNLWGTLIAGLSLGTINQLLEPWAGAVLAKIIVLVFIILFIQKRPKGLFPQKGRAAEG, encoded by the coding sequence ATGGGCATCCTTCGATCGCTCACATTGCTGCTTATTGCCCTGGCTTCGGTGTTATCACTTCCTGCAACGGCACAGGAAGAGGACCCGGGAGAGCAACTGCTGTTCAACCTCGCAGAAGCACCGGCCAGCAAAGTGGAAGAAGCGATTAACGCCATCGTCAGCAGCGGTGATGAAAGAGCCAGGGACTGGATTGAAGCCTACGGCAACAACCGCCTGAGCCGGATAAAAGACACCGGCCAGGTTGTGCTGGTTCTGAACAACCGGGGCCGGGACTGGGAAATCGCCAACCCGCTGACCGGAGAGAACATGGGCGACATGTCCCGCCGCGAGCTGGACAGAGTGGCCATCAACAACCGAATTCGTGGCCAGCTTGAAGGCATACTCGCCATGCTGGACCTGAACGCCGCAGACCCGGACGTGCGTGAAGCCTCCGCACAGGACATGATGGGTAAAGTGGACGCCTCGCTGGTTGCGCCGCTGGAAGCGCGGCTGGAACAGGAAGACAGCGCCAGGGTGCGCAACCGCATTGAAGAAGCCCTGGCCATTTACCGGGTGGGTGAGGGCGACCTGGAGGCCATCGACGTACTGGCCGGCAGCCTGCACCCCCGCGCCCGTGCCGCCCTGAACGAAGCCGTCCGGGGCGATAACCCTGCGCTCGCCACCAAGGCCAAACAGGCGCTGGGCACCATCGAACAGAAACTCAAACTGAACCGCGCCGCCGAGACCCTGTATTTCGGGCTCTCCCTCGGCTCGGTTCTGGTCCTCGCCGCCATCGGCCTGGCCATCACCTTCGGCGTGATGGGCGTGATCAACATGGCCCACGGCGAACTGATCATGCTGGGTGCCTACACCACCTGGGGCATGCAGCAACTCTTCCCCGGCCAGCCCGGCTTGGCATTGATTCTTTCCATTCCCGCCGGTTTCATGGTGGCCGCCACCGCCGGCATCATCATTGAACGCAGCGTGATCCAGTACCTCAAGGGCCGCCCGCTGGAAACCCTGCTGGCCACCTTCGGCATCAGCCTGATCCTGCAGCAGCTGGTGCGTACCGTGATCTCCCCCCAGAACCGCACCGTGGTCACACCGGAGTGGATGAGCGGCTCGCTGGTGATCAACGACGCACTCTCCCTCACGCTCAACCGCCTGTACGTACTGGCGTTTGCGCTTGTGGTTTTCGCCACACTGATGCTGATCATGCGCAAGACCCGCCTGGGCCTGGAGGTGCGTGCCGTCACCCAGAACCGCAACATGGCCCGCTCCATGGGCATCCGCGCCACCCGGGTAGACATCATGACCTTTGCCCTGGGCTCCGGCGTTGCCGGCCTGGCCGGTGTGGCGCTTTCCCAGCTCACCAACGTGGGCCCCAACCTGGGCCAGAACTACATCATCGACTCCTTCATGGTGGTGGTGTTCGGTGGCGTGGGCAATCTGTGGGGCACCCTCATTGCCGGGCTCTCCCTGGGCACCATCAACCAGCTGCTTGAACCCTGGGCCGGTGCCGTACTCGCGAAAATCATCGTGCTGGTGTTCATCATTCTTTTCATACAGAAACGGCCAAAGGGGCTCTTCCCCCAGAAAGGCCGTGCGGCGGAGGGCTGA
- a CDS encoding ComEA family DNA-binding protein, producing the protein MKRTPIMAMMVLLFSLFAGFAHAEPATININTADIETLASLNGIGQSKAEAIVAYRDANGPFQSSEDLTNVKGIGERTVEKNAERLTVE; encoded by the coding sequence ATGAAACGCACCCCGATTATGGCCATGATGGTCCTTCTGTTCAGCCTGTTCGCCGGTTTTGCCCACGCTGAGCCCGCCACAATCAACATCAACACCGCAGACATCGAAACCCTGGCCAGCCTCAACGGCATCGGGCAGAGCAAGGCTGAAGCCATCGTGGCCTATCGCGATGCCAACGGTCCTTTCCAGTCCAGCGAGGACCTCACCAACGTCAAGGGCATTGGTGAGCGCACGGTTGAAAAGAACGCCGAGCGCCTGACTGTCGAATAA